The following are encoded together in the Glycine max cultivar Williams 82 chromosome 8, Glycine_max_v4.0, whole genome shotgun sequence genome:
- the LOC102669155 gene encoding polygalacturonase 1 beta-like protein 3, which produces MSASDTTSFAKLAAANKLSTRLPEFCSAAHLLCFQEVRPSLEKHTEDAGFETYNDGQNFTNYGIYFAGGIDAFKNYSKTILVNDFRRYSRSSAGHGESFTGYGEDTNVADKSFHTYSTNAGGGSGEFKNYSSNSNVPDVRFATYFDSIGGRTQSFSSNNEDDNYDRQSFQSYGKNSADAANSFAGYGTNSNVATLAFINYGVEMNVPEVTFKSYAVRTHASTESFANYRDQANIADDSFQSYAKNTKERTKLDFKNYGNSFNPGSDTFKGYAKGAEGDHKVGFTTYNVNTNATFKDYAKQGVSFASYNVSFSSSSESKTIRRSFSPFLIEINCFTLWKKTVGM; this is translated from the coding sequence ATGAGCGCTTCCGACACGACGTCGTTCGCCAAGCTCGCCGCCGCGAACAAACTCTCCACGCGCCTGCCGGAGTTCTGCTCCGCCgcgcacctcctctgcttccaGGAGGTCCGGCCTAGCCTCGAGAAACACACCGAAGATGCCGGTTTTGAAACCTACAACGACGGCCAGAACTTCACCAATTACGGCATCTACTTCGCCGGCGGAATCGACGCCTTCAAAAACTACTCCAAAACCATTCTAGTGAACGATTTCCGGCGCTACAGTCGCAGCTCAGCCGGCCACGGCGAGAGCTTCACTGGCTACGGCGAGGACACCAACGTTGCCGACAAGAGCTTCCACACTTACAGCACCAACGCCGGCGGAGGCTCCGGCGAGTTCAAAAACTATTCCAGCAACTCTAACGTTCCCGACGTGCGATTCGCCACCTACTTCGATAGCATCGGTGGGAGAACACAATCGTTCTCAAGCAACAACGAGGACGACAACTACGACAGGCAGAGTTTCCAATCCTACGGCAAGAACTCCGCCGACGCGGCAAACTCATTCGCCGGCTACGGAACAAACTCCAACGTTGCCACGTTGGCTTTCATAAATTATGGCGTTGAGATGAACGTTCCAGAAGTGACTTTCAAGAGCTACGCTGTTAGAACTCACGCTAGCACTGAGAGTTTTGCTAATTACAGAGACCAGGCTAACATAGCTGATGACTCGTTTCAATCTTATGCTAAGAACACCAAAGAAAGGACCAAACTGGATTTCAAAAACTACGGGAATTCTTTTAACCCTGGTTCGGATACTTTCAAAGGCTATGCTAAAGGCGCAGAAGGGGATCACAAGGTTGGCTTCACAACCTACAACGTTAACACTAATGCTACGTTTAAGGATTACGCCAAACAGGGCGTATCCTTTGCTAGTTACAACGtatctttctcttcctcttcaGAATCTAAAACTATTAGACGCAGTTTTTCTCCTTTTCTGATAGAGATAAATTGTTTCACCCTTTGGAAGAAAACCGTGGGTATGTAA